The Pseudomonadota bacterium DNA window CCCTGCGCACCCAGGATCTCACACTCAACTGCCCCGCGCCCGCGGAAGGGGAGAGCTTCACCTATCCCGACTCCTCTCGCTTCCGCATCAACATGAGCTGCGGCAATCGCTGGGTCGACGGGCGCCGCGTGATCTTCAGCTCAGGCTATGGAATCGAGATGCACAACTGCATCCTGTACATCGGTGGCGATCTCGACCTGTCGTCGCGCGAATCGATGAGCGGCGAGACGTTGAAGGCGCCTGCGCTTCGGGGGGTCAATGCCACCCTGATCGTCGACGGGACCCTCATCCTCAGCAATGGTTCGCTCGACGCAGCGGGCGTGGGCATGGTCATCTACTGCCGTCGGCTCGTGACCGCTGCGAGAGGAGACTACCGCGGGCTCATCATGGTGCAGGAGGCCGCCGCCATCTGCCCCGCGTTCCCCGGCGCCCAGCTTCGGATCGAGGGAGGCATCGTCTGCGGCGGAGATTCCATCCTGCTCTACGCAAGCGGTCCCCACGGCGAAGAAGACCCCCTCGTCACGCGGATACGAGGTGTGCATCTCTGGTCGACCGAGCTGGTCTACAAGCCCCAGTACCTGAAGACGTTGAACCGCTTCGGGCCGCTGGAGATCGTGAGCCTGCGACAGGTCGAATGACGCAACGCCGAGGTGTGTCGGTGCTCGAGGTGGTGATCGCGCTGGCGCTGCTGGCGGTGGGCGTTCTCCTGGTGCTCGGAATCGTGCCCACGGGCATCTCGTCGATGCGCCGTGCGGAGGACATCAGCTCCGCGGTCGCCTACGGCAACGACGTCATCGAGCACTGCCGCGCAAAGCTCCCACCCGCGGGAGAGACCGAATGGACCGTGACGCTCAACAGCACTGACTTCCATGTCAAACGAGAGGTCGTTCCCGTGACCCGGGCACTGACCGACGTGGTGATCACGCTTCAGTGGAGCGATCGCACCCCGCCCCGCGTTCTCGCCACCCGAATCCAGGGAGCCCCGGCACGACGATGACCCCGAGACATCGCAGCGGCATGACACTGGTCGAGATGCTGGTCGCCCTGTCGCTGATCGCACTGGTATCGTCGCTGGTGATGTTCCTGGTGCGTCCGGGCTGGCGGGCATGGATCAGGGGCGCGCGCAAGTCAGAGGCGCAGCAGGCCTGTCTCATCACCCTCACGCGGCTCACACAGGAGTACCGAAATGCCCTCGCAAGCTCGGCCCTGGTAACGGCCGACCCGCCGGCAGACGATCCGGATCCGCTGAAGCCTCACCGAGACAGCCTGGTCTTTCTGTCGAACGTCGACAGCCAGGGAACCTTCGCCCTCGCTCCGGATGGGGACCCGCTGTGGCAGCGGTGGGTGTACCTGTATCTCGACAGCCAGGGGCAGGTTCGCGTGCAGGAGCAGGCCCTCAATCCCCCGACAACCCTCCCGCCTCTCGAGAGCCGCCCCCACCTGGTTCCTTCGGAGCGCGACCGCATCGTGGCTCGCTGCGTCCGCTCGCTCCGCGTCGACGACAGAGCGTCTCCCCTTGTCGAGGTCACGGTCGAGGCCGAGAGCGAAGGCTTTTCATCGCGCCAGCAGTCTGGAATGACGCCCCTGATCCAGTCGTCGCGGCCGTATATGTCACAGCCGTCAGCCGCTGCTCCCCTGGCTGCGCCATGAAGACGCAATCGGTGGCCCTGACGCGCGTTGCCCCGAGCATGTCGGTGGCCGATCGCCTCACGCTCTTTGGCACACTGGGCAACATGGTGGCAGTGGGAATTCCGATGACGCGCGCCCTCGGCTCCCTGGCCGAGCACCTCTCCCATCCTGGTGCCAGAGCAACCGTCATCGACCTGCTGACCGGAATCGAGAAAGGGCAGCCGCTCTCCGCCGTAATGGCGAAGATGCCGCTCGTGTTCAGCCGCCTGCACATCGGCGCGATACGAGGCGGAGAACGCTCAGGGCGGCTGTGCGCGGTTCTCACCCGCCTGCGGGAGCATGAGGCGCGTTCGCAGGCCCTGTCACGCAAGCTGAGATCGGTGCTCACGTATCCCTGCTTCGTGATGGCCTGCGCCCTGGTTCTCGTGGCGGCTCTCGGGCGATCGCTCCTCACGGGGATGGCGCCCATGCTGCTGGACGCACACGTGAAGCTCACCCCCCTCACCCGCGCAACGATCACCTGCGCTCAAGCCCTTGAGCATCCCGGCGCTCTTCTGGTGCTGCTTCTCTGCTGCGGCGCAGGCGTCGGATTCGGGCTGCGGTGGCTGCGGTCGGAGAGAGGCCGTGTGGTCTCTGACCGAGTCCTGTTTGGCCTCCCCGTCGTCGGACCGCTGATGCGCAGGGTCGAGACCGCAGCGATCTGCGAGACGCTCACGCTGCTTCACGGCAGCGGTCTGTCTCTCTCGTCAAGCCTCGAGATGGCCGCGGACACATCGGAGAGCACGGTGACCCGAGAGGCGCTGCTCCAGGCCCAGCACGACATCGCGGAAGGGCACTCTTTCTCCGAGGCGCTGGCACAGACCGGCTTCTTCGATCGCACGGTGGTGCAGATGATTGCCGTGGGCGAGGAGACCGGCCACCTCGAGAAGAGCTTCGTCAAGATCGCCCAGCTCAACTCCCTCGAGGTGGAAGCCGCGCTCGAGCAGTTCGGAGCCGCAATCGAACCCCTGATGTTCGCTCTGCTGGGAGGGGTGGTGGGCGTCATCGCCCTGATCGCCTTCGCCCCCCTCTACGCGGTTCTCGAAACCGCCCTGTAGACGCGGCTCTCGAGCAGCGAGAGAGCCTCTCGGACCGCGGCGCTCGTTTCCCCAGCGCCACGCAGGGGTACGATACGGCACGAGGGTCGCACGCGAGAGGCACGGCCTGGCGCCTCGACAGGTAGAGGTCTACCCGCGCACGACGTCTCCATCAACGGCGGGCCATCAGCCACGCCGGGGGCAAGGCGGGCAGACATGGAATACTACGATCGCAAAGCCACCTTCGCGCTGAAGCACGCCGCCAACGAAACCCACGCGCTGTTCGTCAGCATCGATATCGGTGGGTTCGAATACGCGCTTGAGTCTCGCGACGATTTCGACAGGCTGCCAGAGAGGGAGCAGTTCAACCTCATCGACGCGCGCACAACGCTTCTCGAGCGCTGGCAGGCACTCCCCGATGACGACTCCCTGAAAACAAACCCGCCCATCTCGGCCCAGGTCTACTGGGCCGAGATGGGCGGGAGCAAGCGCGTTGCGCTCGACCGCGCACCTGCCTGACGCGGTGCGCGGCAGCGGTCGGGCTCTGACCTATGGCGCCTCGACCACGGTCTTGTCGAGTGAAGCGCTCAGCTCAGTGCCTGAGCCCTCGACGGTGCGAATCCGGAAGTCGTTGCCCGTGGCGTCTTGAACGGTGCGATCGACGCTGTAGGCCTCCGAAGCGTTGGCAATCCAGATGCGAACGCTCTCGCGGATGACCGAGACCCGCAGGGTCTGGTGAGCGGGAGCCAGCGCCACTGCGTTGGCAATCAAGTTCAGAAAGCGGTCGTGCACGGCGACCTGCTCATCGAGGCTCACGGCGGTTGCGCCGTTGGCGTCAAGCTCGAGGGTGACGCCG harbors:
- a CDS encoding type II secretion system protein, producing the protein MTPRHRSGMTLVEMLVALSLIALVSSLVMFLVRPGWRAWIRGARKSEAQQACLITLTRLTQEYRNALASSALVTADPPADDPDPLKPHRDSLVFLSNVDSQGTFALAPDGDPLWQRWVYLYLDSQGQVRVQEQALNPPTTLPPLESRPHLVPSERDRIVARCVRSLRVDDRASPLVEVTVEAESEGFSSRQQSGMTPLIQSSRPYMSQPSAAAPLAAP